One window from the genome of Rhodopirellula halodulae encodes:
- a CDS encoding DUF4465 domain-containing protein, producing MFFRNFTRTARRQQLRLALESLENRRLLAAGPYAPAAGQEGSTAIDRESPAIVGWATGVSDYSPGAEVSDTWQDSSQALGPAEGLSGSIVSLGRNGTLTLTFDEPIRDGLGFDFAVFENSFSDTFLELGFVEVSSDGTNFVRFESDSRTDAAVGAFGSLDATNLNNLAGKYRGGFGTPFDLEELRGSAGLDVTAITHVRLVDIFGDGTVTDGQGDPIYDPTPTVGSAGLDVDGVAVLHAKETGLATVGFETIGAQLSGDFSNRNDNGFAEDELLLNNDFDPLYGSWQAFAISKATDNTTAGFMNQYSAFTGEGHQASDTYAVGFYSEYAEASDRPTIQLDPSVGSSFDSLWITNTTYAALSMQQGDSFAKQFGGPTGNDPDFFEVDIHGLDANGQNIGTVTTVLADYRFENAEDDFIVDEWIQVDLSSLVGAQSIQFQVRSSDVGDYGINTPTYFAIDDVTIKRPQVSLDLASAATPESEAVQARVSRPSLDNTSPFTVSISNSDPSLVSGPTTITIPAGSDYTEFSFTPADDDLVGPDTFVNFTATAELQAPRIRTLSVLDDDVLALAYTVESLQQTEGQSAATVTLRRNAADVLSELSVTLQSSESTRLGFPTNVTFVAGQRETSFQVNLFDDDRFSFDQSLQLTASADGHENAVLDVEIVDNDVRELSVTEPTSPLSEGNPGQTVSVTVARNDFILDSPLTVNLTNPATGLLDLPSTVTVPVGAASATFQVGVIDNSLLNNASVFTVTASHPSATDAEFAVEVIDDEQPTFALKLLDGDDNELSSVTEGTEVRVQITRQTNDVSNELAVTLSQSLNDRVSGPTSITIPANTGSAEVTWLIQHDTSLTGDQAWSIQASALGFETQTLQSLILDLESPSLSLTGPASDLSESNAELIGDFEVLGRGVLSGSYANNAGPSGAFQQGNLSFGNSFSNAFGFDSWSGFAISRATDTTTPGYFNQYSAVTGDGARDSGTYGVGFNGSDAVIRREQGSQPFESIAITNTTYAALSMLQGDAFAKQFGGATGDDPDTFILTIEGKSATGESIGTVDFYLADYRFEDNSLDYVIDEWTTVDLTAIGEATELHFQLSSTDVGQYGMNTPGYFAIDDVKLAAVENTLPNFSLQRNTLDNSQALEVALSTDSSDVELPAMVIIPAGQDTITVPIRVFDNLHVDGDRQITVTAAAVGFSNQAIQLTLQDDDTSTLTVTYEGQSPLHESTPITIDVEDIGSNLQEESFQNGSDESGFISTGPLEFANSYNSEYGSWSGWSASNMTDVTTEGYGNQYSAFSNLDADVPGGGDGSDTYLVGTGSGSSAPTVSMPAELASGRFASLSITNTTYAALSMQNGDAFAKKFGGESGDDADYFLLTIVGVDSSGAEVGEIDFYLADYRFENNSLDYIVDEWTTIDLTSLEGSSELRFEFSSSDVGQYGMNTPAYFALDNLLIDQVPGAPGSVIIHHNDADLSQALPIEFATDDSRFEHIPGLEIPAGSDSIRVPISILNDRMVNSSDSATWTFLAEGYTSGQTVVSIVDDEVPGIELVAVGDASSVQEGSTETLFSVRLTEQPAGNVVVGVQAILDGIDASEQVELGIDRLSFTTENWDQPQSISVSGIKDQQIEPTQTVSLKASVRTDESDPGYATADEQSASFELLDYQPTELHLAIEDDRLVVRDELDQAIWASTLVSESLHLTMTDQAETLTVDSLNQTSGLVTIAMAGGDDQILLNTTWFTSIDGGDGFDRMIIQPADHGEGEETPIDLAAWLQNRVVNIEELVLGGADLSEPLHYELDSVRLNALLGANAPTITSIGSQNLQLTGTWQLGVPIVSDGLVRQRLVSDQIEVQVITSTPWQNAIRSEDVNANGEVTALDALMVINRLNADGSPDLATPNDPNELIGKFYDVSGDGKVSALDALKVINYLNQHSNAESSAGEPLGTSSSLPPQSFSDAAGQTLTGRPASFIDSIDMDQKVASGTDDGAIKDAPSTPFFATAVDQVMAESTRTEKIDSASDSELESSIRLLSEAT from the coding sequence GTGTTTTTTCGAAACTTCACCCGCACCGCCCGACGCCAACAACTTCGCCTGGCGTTGGAATCGCTGGAAAACCGTCGTCTCCTCGCGGCAGGTCCGTACGCTCCCGCCGCCGGACAAGAAGGATCGACCGCGATTGATCGTGAATCACCGGCAATCGTGGGCTGGGCGACAGGCGTTTCGGACTACTCGCCCGGAGCCGAAGTCAGCGACACTTGGCAAGACAGCTCACAGGCTCTCGGTCCCGCGGAGGGACTTTCGGGAAGCATTGTATCGTTGGGTCGAAACGGAACGTTGACACTCACATTCGACGAGCCCATTCGAGACGGCCTGGGCTTCGACTTTGCTGTGTTTGAAAACTCCTTCTCGGATACCTTTCTTGAACTGGGCTTTGTGGAGGTTTCTTCGGACGGCACAAATTTTGTACGATTCGAAAGCGATTCGCGAACCGATGCTGCGGTCGGTGCCTTTGGCTCCTTGGACGCGACGAACCTAAACAACTTGGCGGGCAAATACCGCGGTGGTTTCGGAACTCCCTTCGACCTGGAAGAACTGCGCGGCAGTGCCGGCTTGGATGTCACCGCCATCACGCATGTTCGGTTAGTTGATATTTTTGGCGACGGCACTGTCACAGATGGGCAGGGCGATCCGATCTATGACCCGACACCGACAGTCGGCAGTGCGGGATTGGACGTTGATGGCGTCGCCGTGCTGCACGCGAAAGAGACGGGGTTGGCAACGGTTGGCTTTGAAACGATCGGCGCACAACTGTCCGGTGATTTCTCGAATCGCAACGACAACGGTTTCGCGGAAGACGAACTGTTGCTCAACAACGACTTCGATCCGCTGTATGGAAGCTGGCAGGCTTTTGCCATTTCAAAAGCAACCGATAACACCACGGCTGGTTTCATGAACCAGTACAGTGCGTTCACGGGCGAAGGACACCAAGCATCCGACACGTATGCCGTTGGGTTCTACTCAGAATATGCCGAGGCCTCGGACCGTCCCACGATCCAGCTAGATCCTTCTGTAGGATCGTCATTCGACTCGCTTTGGATCACGAACACCACGTATGCAGCATTGTCGATGCAGCAGGGAGACTCCTTTGCCAAACAGTTTGGGGGGCCGACAGGCAACGACCCTGATTTCTTCGAAGTCGACATCCACGGCTTGGATGCCAACGGCCAGAACATTGGAACCGTGACAACCGTTCTGGCCGACTATCGATTCGAAAACGCAGAGGATGACTTCATCGTTGACGAGTGGATTCAAGTCGATTTGTCTTCCTTGGTAGGGGCTCAGTCGATTCAGTTCCAAGTACGTTCATCGGACGTGGGCGACTACGGGATCAACACGCCGACGTATTTCGCGATTGATGATGTGACGATCAAGCGTCCTCAAGTTTCACTCGACCTCGCCTCCGCCGCGACTCCCGAATCGGAGGCCGTCCAAGCTCGCGTTTCGCGTCCATCGTTGGACAACACGTCGCCGTTCACGGTGTCGATTTCGAACTCCGATCCTTCATTGGTCTCCGGTCCAACCACCATCACCATTCCGGCTGGATCGGACTACACCGAATTCTCGTTCACACCAGCCGACGATGATTTGGTGGGGCCAGACACATTCGTCAACTTCACGGCAACTGCCGAACTGCAGGCGCCGCGAATTCGCACGTTGAGCGTTTTGGATGACGATGTTCTAGCATTGGCGTACACGGTCGAATCGCTGCAACAGACAGAAGGTCAGTCCGCCGCCACAGTCACACTCCGCCGTAATGCAGCCGATGTTTTAAGCGAACTTTCAGTCACTCTACAATCGAGCGAATCAACGCGTTTGGGATTCCCAACCAACGTGACCTTTGTCGCGGGACAACGCGAGACATCCTTCCAAGTCAACTTGTTTGACGATGATCGGTTTTCCTTTGATCAATCATTGCAACTGACCGCATCAGCCGACGGACATGAGAATGCGGTGCTGGACGTTGAAATCGTCGACAACGATGTTCGTGAATTGTCGGTAACCGAACCGACGAGTCCTTTGAGCGAAGGCAATCCGGGACAAACGGTTTCTGTTACCGTCGCCCGCAACGACTTCATTCTGGACTCGCCGCTGACGGTCAATCTCACGAACCCAGCGACAGGGCTCCTTGACCTTCCTAGCACTGTCACGGTTCCCGTGGGCGCCGCGTCCGCCACGTTTCAGGTGGGAGTGATTGACAACTCCTTGTTGAATAACGCCAGTGTTTTCACGGTGACCGCCTCGCACCCATCCGCCACCGATGCGGAATTCGCGGTGGAAGTCATCGACGATGAACAACCAACCTTCGCGTTGAAGCTCTTGGATGGGGACGACAACGAACTTTCGTCGGTGACCGAGGGCACCGAAGTGCGAGTTCAAATCACGCGTCAAACCAATGACGTATCGAACGAACTGGCGGTGACACTGTCTCAATCGCTTAATGACCGTGTGTCGGGGCCGACATCGATCACCATTCCTGCAAACACCGGATCAGCGGAAGTGACTTGGTTGATCCAGCACGACACGTCGTTGACGGGGGACCAAGCCTGGAGCATTCAGGCAAGTGCCCTGGGGTTTGAAACACAAACACTCCAAAGCCTCATTTTGGATCTCGAAAGCCCCAGCCTCTCGTTGACTGGCCCGGCGTCGGATTTGAGCGAAAGCAATGCCGAACTGATTGGCGATTTTGAAGTTCTCGGACGCGGCGTGCTTTCGGGCAGCTACGCGAACAACGCTGGACCGTCCGGTGCGTTCCAACAAGGCAACCTGAGCTTTGGAAACTCGTTCAGCAACGCGTTTGGTTTTGATAGTTGGTCGGGATTTGCCATCAGCCGAGCAACCGACACAACCACTCCCGGATACTTCAACCAGTACTCCGCGGTTACCGGAGACGGGGCCCGAGACTCCGGCACCTACGGCGTTGGCTTCAACGGATCCGACGCCGTCATTCGTCGCGAACAAGGTTCGCAACCGTTTGAATCCATCGCTATCACGAACACCACCTATGCTGCATTGTCGATGCTGCAAGGCGACGCTTTCGCCAAACAATTCGGCGGTGCAACGGGCGATGACCCCGACACATTTATCTTGACCATCGAAGGTAAATCCGCAACGGGCGAAAGCATCGGCACAGTGGACTTTTATCTTGCCGACTATCGTTTCGAAGACAACTCACTCGACTACGTCATCGACGAATGGACCACCGTCGACTTGACCGCCATTGGCGAGGCAACGGAACTTCATTTCCAATTGTCCTCCACGGACGTTGGCCAATACGGGATGAACACGCCGGGTTACTTTGCCATCGACGATGTCAAGCTCGCGGCTGTCGAGAACACGCTGCCGAATTTCTCGCTGCAGCGGAACACACTCGACAACTCGCAGGCACTTGAGGTCGCGTTGTCAACTGACAGCAGCGATGTCGAATTGCCGGCAATGGTGATCATCCCAGCGGGCCAAGACACGATCACGGTTCCGATTCGTGTCTTCGACAACCTGCATGTCGATGGCGATCGCCAGATCACAGTCACCGCCGCCGCAGTGGGCTTCTCCAATCAAGCGATCCAATTGACGCTGCAGGACGACGACACGTCCACTTTGACAGTGACCTACGAAGGTCAATCACCGCTTCATGAATCGACTCCCATCACCATCGATGTGGAAGATATCGGAAGCAACTTGCAGGAAGAGTCGTTTCAAAATGGCTCCGACGAGTCTGGGTTCATCAGCACCGGTCCGCTCGAATTCGCAAACTCCTACAACAGCGAGTATGGCTCATGGAGCGGTTGGTCGGCATCGAACATGACCGACGTGACGACCGAAGGTTACGGCAATCAATACTCCGCGTTCTCGAATCTAGATGCGGATGTTCCGGGAGGCGGTGATGGCTCGGATACCTATCTCGTTGGAACTGGCAGCGGATCGTCGGCTCCGACGGTATCGATGCCCGCGGAGTTGGCGAGCGGGCGTTTCGCATCGCTATCGATCACCAATACCACCTACGCCGCGTTATCGATGCAAAATGGTGATGCCTTTGCGAAGAAGTTCGGTGGTGAATCCGGTGACGACGCGGATTATTTTCTGCTGACAATTGTCGGCGTGGATTCGTCCGGGGCAGAGGTTGGCGAGATTGACTTCTATTTGGCCGACTATCGTTTCGAGAACAATTCGCTGGACTACATCGTTGATGAGTGGACGACCATCGACCTGACTTCGCTCGAAGGATCCAGCGAACTTCGCTTCGAATTTTCGTCATCGGACGTTGGGCAATACGGCATGAATACACCTGCCTACTTCGCCCTGGACAACCTGCTGATCGACCAAGTCCCGGGTGCACCTGGATCCGTCATCATCCACCACAATGACGCTGACCTCAGCCAAGCACTCCCCATCGAATTCGCAACGGACGATTCGCGGTTCGAGCACATTCCTGGACTCGAAATCCCGGCCGGCTCCGATTCAATTCGCGTTCCAATTTCGATTTTGAATGACCGCATGGTCAATTCGTCTGACTCGGCCACGTGGACCTTCCTCGCGGAAGGTTATACGAGTGGCCAAACGGTCGTTTCCATCGTGGATGACGAGGTTCCCGGCATTGAATTGGTCGCGGTCGGTGATGCTTCGTCAGTTCAGGAAGGCAGCACGGAAACTCTTTTCAGCGTTCGCTTAACCGAGCAACCGGCTGGCAACGTTGTTGTTGGAGTACAAGCCATACTGGACGGGATCGACGCGTCGGAACAAGTCGAATTGGGTATCGATCGGCTGTCTTTCACGACCGAAAACTGGGATCAGCCACAATCGATCTCGGTGTCTGGGATCAAAGATCAACAGATCGAACCAACGCAAACGGTTTCACTGAAGGCTTCGGTCCGAACAGACGAGAGTGACCCTGGATACGCAACCGCTGACGAACAATCGGCGTCGTTTGAATTGCTCGACTATCAACCGACCGAACTGCACTTGGCGATCGAAGACGACCGATTGGTAGTCAGAGACGAACTCGACCAAGCCATTTGGGCTTCGACATTGGTGAGCGAATCGCTTCACCTGACAATGACGGATCAAGCAGAAACGCTCACGGTAGATTCGCTGAACCAAACCAGCGGCTTGGTCACCATTGCAATGGCAGGTGGCGATGACCAAATCCTACTCAATACAACTTGGTTCACGTCCATCGATGGCGGAGACGGCTTTGACCGGATGATCATCCAGCCGGCTGACCATGGCGAAGGGGAAGAAACTCCCATCGACCTCGCAGCGTGGCTCCAAAATCGCGTGGTCAATATCGAAGAGCTTGTCCTTGGTGGAGCTGATCTGTCTGAACCTCTTCACTACGAACTCGACTCGGTACGCCTCAATGCACTTTTGGGTGCGAACGCCCCGACCATCACCAGCATCGGAAGCCAAAATCTGCAACTCACGGGCACCTGGCAATTGGGTGTGCCAATCGTGTCCGATGGCCTCGTCCGCCAACGTTTGGTGTCGGATCAAATCGAAGTGCAAGTGATCACCAGCACTCCTTGGCAAAATGCGATACGAAGCGAGGATGTGAACGCGAATGGTGAAGTGACGGCGTTGGATGCCCTGATGGTCATCAACCGTTTGAACGCGGACGGATCACCTGACTTGGCAACTCCGAACGACCCAAACGAGCTGATCGGCAAGTTCTACGACGTTTCCGGCGACGGGAAAGTCTCCGCGCTCGATGCGTTGAAGGTCATCAACTATTTGAACCAACACTCGAACGCAGAATCTTCCGCAGGCGAACCGTTGGGGACCAGTTCATCACTTCCGCCACAAAGCTTCTCTGATGCAGCGGGTCAAACGTTGACAGGTCGCCCGGCGTCCTTCATCGATTCGATCGACATGGATCAAAAAGTTGCGAGCGGCACAGATGACGGAGCGATCAAGGATGCCCCGAGCACACCATTCTTCGCGACGGCGGTGGATCAGGTCATGGCAGAATCGACGCGAACCGAAAAGATCGACTCCGCTTCCGACTCCGAGCTTGAATCGTCCATCCGCTTGCTCAGCGAGGCAACATGA
- a CDS encoding DUF1559 family PulG-like putative transporter produces MLLPAFQQNPARTAQTGFTLVELLVVIAIIGVLVGLLLPAVQAAREAMRRASCQNNLHQIGLALQNYHSAYRHFPPGAIEVRPQFPNGKQHAWSAFVLPFLEQASLAEQIDFGLPFDAPENEEAASTVLPGFLCPTTPRSEGTIQGRGASDYGGIYGQRITGRNDPPNGMMLHDRALAFRDVLDGSSHTVIVSEDAAFPDGQWINGRNLFDQAFSINQAPAFENDMRSFHVGGVMVLKVDGSVSFLTEQLDLEILAALCTRAGHDNANL; encoded by the coding sequence GTGCTCCTTCCCGCGTTCCAACAAAACCCCGCTCGAACTGCGCAAACAGGTTTCACCTTGGTGGAGCTGTTGGTTGTGATCGCCATCATTGGCGTATTGGTCGGTTTGTTGTTGCCAGCGGTGCAAGCCGCCCGTGAAGCCATGCGACGAGCCAGTTGCCAAAACAACTTGCACCAAATCGGATTGGCACTGCAGAACTACCACTCGGCCTATCGACACTTTCCACCGGGCGCAATTGAGGTCCGACCGCAATTTCCCAATGGGAAACAGCATGCTTGGTCGGCGTTCGTGTTGCCTTTCTTGGAGCAAGCATCCCTTGCCGAACAGATCGATTTTGGTCTGCCATTCGATGCCCCCGAAAACGAGGAGGCAGCCTCGACCGTGCTTCCTGGTTTTCTCTGCCCAACCACTCCACGTTCCGAGGGCACGATTCAGGGAAGGGGTGCTTCGGACTACGGCGGCATCTATGGCCAACGGATCACCGGTCGCAACGATCCGCCCAACGGCATGATGCTTCACGATCGAGCATTGGCCTTTCGGGATGTGTTGGATGGCAGTTCGCACACAGTGATTGTGTCAGAAGACGCCGCCTTTCCCGATGGGCAATGGATCAACGGTCGCAATCTTTTCGACCAAGCTTTTAGCATCAACCAAGCCCCCGCATTTGAGAACGACATGCGTAGTTTCCATGTTGGCGGAGTGATGGTTTTGAAAGTGGATGGATCTGTCTCGTTTTTGACCGAGCAACTTGACTTGGAAATCCTGGCTGCTCTTTGCACCCGTGCGGGCCACGACAACGCCAATCTGTAA
- a CDS encoding prenyltransferase/squalene oxidase repeat-containing protein, whose translation MMLGSLTTMNGTTTRAAEDPRDLYVDDSIDQSVRRGVQFLLRLQKADGSIADRGNSTAMTSLVIMALASIGTIPEPRTAEGRAMSRAIEFVLQPRNQTKGYFGHHDGSRMYGHGITTLMLTEILGMGATIDQNERIHQALVQAIQVILKSQAVRKPQRLQGGWRYKPDSRDSDLSVSVWQVMALRSAKNDGLDVPAEAIEFAVEYLEESYTSPLDENGQPREKVSGFAYTPGTHHPAFTMTAAGLLAMQTCGRYDSPLVAGAAAWLLEHPPRTNERFFFYGMYYYAQGMHQVGGEAAETAAKLVPELLLRLQSDNGSWASHQGEERNVGLAYATALSILSLSVRYHYLPIYQR comes from the coding sequence ATGATGCTTGGCTCACTGACCACGATGAATGGCACAACAACGCGGGCAGCCGAAGACCCACGTGACCTGTACGTGGACGACTCGATTGACCAATCCGTGCGCCGGGGCGTGCAGTTTCTTCTTCGGTTGCAAAAGGCCGACGGCTCGATCGCAGACCGCGGAAACTCAACCGCCATGACGTCTTTGGTCATCATGGCTCTGGCCTCCATCGGCACAATCCCAGAGCCCAGGACCGCTGAAGGCCGAGCCATGAGCAGGGCCATCGAATTTGTGTTGCAACCCAGGAATCAAACGAAGGGTTATTTTGGACACCATGATGGATCCCGAATGTATGGGCATGGCATCACCACGCTCATGCTGACCGAGATCCTTGGCATGGGAGCCACAATTGATCAAAACGAACGAATTCATCAAGCACTGGTTCAAGCGATTCAGGTCATTCTGAAGTCTCAAGCGGTTCGCAAACCGCAACGTCTGCAAGGCGGGTGGCGTTACAAACCCGATTCCCGTGATTCAGATTTGTCGGTCTCGGTTTGGCAAGTCATGGCATTGCGATCGGCTAAGAATGACGGACTGGATGTTCCCGCCGAGGCCATTGAATTTGCGGTGGAATACCTGGAAGAGTCCTACACATCGCCTCTTGATGAGAACGGGCAACCGCGAGAAAAGGTCAGCGGTTTTGCCTACACACCCGGCACGCATCATCCAGCCTTCACCATGACCGCCGCTGGTCTGCTCGCCATGCAAACCTGCGGACGGTACGACTCGCCATTGGTTGCGGGGGCGGCGGCGTGGTTGCTGGAACATCCGCCTCGCACCAACGAACGCTTCTTCTTCTATGGCATGTACTACTACGCCCAGGGGATGCACCAGGTCGGTGGCGAGGCCGCTGAAACGGCGGCGAAATTGGTTCCCGAACTGCTGCTGCGTCTGCAATCCGACAACGGATCTTGGGCCAGCCATCAGGGCGAGGAAAGAAACGTCGGCTTGGCGTACGCGACCGCTCTGTCGATTTTGAGTCTCAGCGTTCGCTATCACTACCTACCGATTTACCAGCGGTGA